One window of the Pseudomonas sihuiensis genome contains the following:
- a CDS encoding SEL1-like repeat protein encodes MRVALWLLDSPRLGQTPSVKRIAGNLLKQPARKGCVQAQSRLGQLLCRDCGNTRDRRIGYELLRQAARAGDRSAQLELERLSR; translated from the coding sequence ATGCGCGTTGCGCTGTGGCTGCTCGACAGCCCGCGTCTGGGACAAACACCGAGCGTCAAACGCATCGCCGGCAACCTGCTCAAGCAGCCTGCCCGCAAGGGCTGTGTGCAGGCGCAAAGTCGGTTGGGCCAATTGCTCTGCCGCGACTGCGGAAATACCCGTGATCGCCGCATCGGTTATGAACTGCTACGCCAGGCTGCTCGCGCGGGCGATCGCAGTGCTCAGCTGGAGCTGGAGCGTCTGTCGCGCTGA
- a CDS encoding RES family NAD+ phosphorylase, which translates to MDIWQLCDGERQVRPLRGKLLRMVESQAQVATLQLVDNLAEQALLEELLESSKPPLPEAAEPLHYLLKTPFRYPPLRWGSRFGTVHEPSLFYAAQRLETAMAEAAYYRFVLWNGMVVPPPSGRILSEHSTFEARYRVERGIQLQQPPFDQHGALLAHPSDYSVPQRLGTSMRAARIQAFEYRSARCPDGGSNVALYVPAAFAEKRPRNLTAWLCETTSEYVAFKHAQTPDQPRLFHWEQFLVQGQLPHPA; encoded by the coding sequence ATGGATATCTGGCAACTATGTGACGGCGAGCGACAGGTGCGACCGCTGCGCGGCAAGCTGTTGCGCATGGTGGAAAGCCAGGCGCAGGTTGCGACCCTGCAACTGGTGGATAACCTGGCCGAACAGGCCCTGCTCGAGGAGTTGCTCGAGAGCAGCAAGCCGCCGCTGCCTGAAGCCGCCGAGCCGTTGCACTACCTGCTGAAGACGCCGTTTCGTTATCCGCCGCTGCGTTGGGGCTCGCGCTTCGGCACAGTGCACGAACCCAGCCTGTTCTACGCCGCTCAGCGTCTGGAAACGGCGATGGCCGAGGCCGCCTACTACCGTTTCGTATTGTGGAACGGCATGGTCGTGCCGCCGCCCAGTGGCCGCATCCTCTCCGAGCATTCGACCTTCGAGGCGCGTTACCGCGTCGAGCGAGGTATCCAGTTGCAACAGCCGCCTTTCGATCAACACGGCGCACTGTTGGCTCACCCTAGTGATTACAGCGTGCCTCAGCGTCTCGGTACGTCGATGCGCGCGGCGCGCATTCAAGCTTTCGAGTACCGCTCGGCACGCTGCCCTGACGGTGGTAGCAATGTGGCGCTCTACGTACCGGCTGCGTTCGCGGAGAAGCGTCCGCGTAATCTGACGGCCTGGTTGTGTGAAACCACGAGCGAGTACGTGGCGTTCAAGCATGCGCAAACGCCGGATCAACCACGGCTGTTTCACTGGGAGCAGTTTCTGGTGCAGGGGCAATTGCCGCACCCCGCGTAA
- a CDS encoding antitoxin Xre/MbcA/ParS toxin-binding domain-containing protein, whose translation MSAVTRSQPDADAVLAKALINTREQLGLTQQELADIVGVHRSAISRWNEQGGLRPQSKTGELALLLIRVYRALFALFGGNQQDMRHFLRTENRHLAGIPLQQMSQVQGLVRVVEYLDAIRGKV comes from the coding sequence ATGAGTGCTGTGACTCGCTCTCAGCCCGATGCCGATGCGGTACTGGCTAAAGCCCTGATCAATACCCGTGAGCAACTGGGGCTGACGCAGCAGGAGCTGGCCGACATCGTAGGCGTCCATCGCAGTGCCATCAGCCGCTGGAACGAGCAGGGCGGTTTGCGTCCGCAGAGCAAGACCGGCGAGCTGGCGCTGTTGCTGATTCGCGTCTATCGCGCGCTGTTTGCCCTGTTTGGTGGCAATCAGCAGGACATGCGCCATTTCCTGCGCACCGAAAATCGCCATCTGGCAGGCATTCCGCTGCAGCAGATGAGTCAGGTGCAGGGGCTGGTGCGTGTTGTCGAGTATCTGGACGCCATTCGCGGCAAGGTCTGA